The genome window ATCGAGCGCGGTAGTTGGGATTGACGCCGGTATGAGTGTCGGAAATGCCCAAGAAAACACGTAAACCGAACCGCGAAAAGAGCGGTGATTAAACGGGCGAAAAATACCCCCCAAAATGTGAAATCCGTCGCTACACGAATTGGGGTAAAGAGCCTCTTTTCCCCCTACTTCCGGTTACAGTGGTACCAGAAGCCGGGAGCACGAACGGACCGCGTGGGCGACCGGCACTGTACATCGATGTGAGGAGAAAATCCTATGTCAGCACCTACGATCCCGGGGCTCGAAGGTAATGCCCCTACGACAAACCAAGACATGCTCAATTGGATCGCGGAGTGCGCTGAACTGTGTCAGCCGGATAAGGTCGTTTTCTGCGACGGCTCAGATGAAGAGTGGGAAGCCATCGCAAAAGATCTCGTCGAAAAGGGGACCCTCATCAAGCTGAATGAGGAGAAGCGCCCCAATTCGTACTTAGCCTCATCGGATCCCGCCGACGTTGCTCGCGTTGAATCCCGGACATTCATCTGCTCGAAGACCGAAGATGGCGCCGGCCCGACGAACAACTGGCGCGACCCGGACGAAATGCGCGCCGAAATGAGCGAGCACTTTAAGGGATCGATGAAGGGCCGGACCATGTACGTGGTTCCGTTCTGCATGGGCCCGATTACCGACCCCGACCCCAAGCTGGGGATTGAGCTCACCGACTCCGGCTATGTCGTGATGTCGATGCGCATTATGACCCGCATGGGCAAGGAAGCCCTCGATAAGATCGGCGACGGCCCCTTCGTGAAGGGCCTGCACTCGGTAGGTGCCCCACTGGAGCCGGGCCAAGAGGACGTCAAGTGGCCGTGCAACGAAACGAAGTACATTACGCAGTTCCCTGAGGACCGAGTGATCTGGTCCTACGGCTCCGGCTACGGTGGCAACGCCATCTTGGCGAAGAAGTGCTACGCCCTCCGCATCGCATCTGTCATGGCCAAGGACGAAGGCTGGATGGCAGAGCACATGCTGATCCTGAAGCTGATCTCACCCGAGGGCAAGGCCTACCACATTTGCGCTGCCTTCCCGTCCCAGTGCGGTAAGACCAACCTCGCGATGATCCAACCGACCATCCCCGGCTGGAAAGCCGAAGTCATCGGCGACGACATCGCATGGCTGCACTTTGGCGACGACGGTCGGCTCTACGCAGTCAACCCGGAAAACGGCTTCTTCGGCGTCGCCCCCGGGACGAACTACAAGTCCAACCCCAACGCCATGAAGACAATGGAGGCGGGGAACAACATCTTCACCAACGTTGCCTTGACCGACGATGGGGACGTCTGGTGGGAAGGCCTCGAAAACGAGCCAGACCACTTAATCGACTGGAAGGGCAAGGACTGGACACCCGACGAAGACTGCTTGTCCTCGCACCCGAACTCCAGGTACTGCGTACCGATCGAGCAGTGCCCGGTCGCCGCGCCCGAGTTCAATGATCCGAAGGGTGTGCCGGTCGACGCGATCCTGTTCGGTGGACGCCGCCCCGACACTGTCCCGCTGGTGACCGAAGCTATCGACTGGCAGCACGCCACCTTCATTGGTGCCACGCTGGCTTCCGGCCAAACCGCCGCCGCTGCCGAGGCCAAGGTTGGCACCTTGCGCTACGACCCCATGGCCATGCTTCCCTTCATCGGCTACAACGTGGGCGATTACCTCCAGCACTGGCTGGACATCGGCAAGAAGGGTGGAGACAAACTCCCCAAGGTCTTCCTGGTTAACTGGTTCCGCCGCGGCGACGACGGCCGTTTCCTCTGGCCCGGCTTCGGTGAAAACAGCCGTGTCCTCAAGTGGATTGTGGATCGTATCGAGGGGCGCGTCGATGCGAAGAAGACAGTGGTTGGATACACCGCCTACTCGAAGGACATCGATATCGATGGCCTGGACACGGACCCCAAGGATGTCAAAGCTGCGCTGACCGCACCTGCGGATAAGTGGCAGATGGATCTCTCCGATACCGAGGATTGGTTGAAGAGCTTGGGACCGAAAGTTCCGCAGGAGATTTGGGACGAGTTCGACTTCCTCAAGACCAGGATTAAGACAGCCAACAAGGATGGCAACAAGGCCCTGGACAACATGAAGACGAAGTAAAACCTTTCTCTTCCCAAGGAACCAAGCCAAGGGCGCACATCATCTCTGGTGTGCGCTCTATGCGTGTAATATTGCTGGTCATGAGTCATGATCATCCAGTAGTACGACACACCATCTTCCAGAACTCTCTAATGACTGCTTTGTTGGATGGTATTTACGACGGAGAAATGACCATTGGCGAGTTACTCGGTAAAGGTAACTTCGGGTTGGGGACCTTCGATGCCCTCGATGGGGAAATGGTCATTATCGACGGGGTCTGTTACCAGTTGAAACACGACGGAACAGCCCGCCCCGCGGAACTCGAGCAGCGGACACCCTACGCGGTGGCAACAAATTTCGTGCCCCGCATCGTCCGCGAAGCGCCATCACACATCAGCCGGGCGGACTTGTCGTCGTTCATCGACAGCATGACACCGTCGGAAAACTACATGTATGCCCTGCGTATCCGTGGAAAATTCACCGAAGTGCGAACCCGTACAGTCGTCCGCCAAGAGCGCCCCTATCGGCCCATGCACAAGGTGACCGAGGAGGACGCCGCCCAGGTATTTAACGACGTATCGGGCGTCATCGCCGGCTTCCGCACCCCCATTTATGAAAAAGGAATTTCGGTTCCAGGCTGCCACGTGCACTTCATTGACGACGATCGCACCAGCGGCGGCCACGTCTTGGACTTCGAGCTCGAAAAGGGCGTCATTGAGCTATGCCCTGGCACGGACCTCGAGCTCAAGCTTCCCTTGACGCAAGATTTCTCCCGTGCAAACCTCGCCCCGGAGGACTTGGACGAGAAACTCCACACAACTGAGGTGAAAGACTAGTGTCTACGGCCCGTCGAGGAGCGAACGTGGTAGAGGCGTGGCGTCCGCGATTTCATGTGACGCCGGCGGGTGGCAGGCTCATGGCACCCCATGGTGTAGTGACAGATGACGGGCGTCTTCACGTCTTTTTTGCCCATGACCAGCGCTTCCCGGTGCAAAACTCACGCCTCCGCTGGGGTCACGCCAGCGTCGTAGTGACCCCGGCCCCCGATGGACACACCCCGCGGCTGCGATCCGAATGGCGCTTCCACCCGGACGTGCTCGTTCCCAACCACGACTATGACCGGGACGGGTGTTTATCAGGCAGCGCGGTTCGTGACGACGAGGGCACCGTGCGCCTGGTGTACACGGGCATTGTTGCCCCGCAAGGGGAGGGACGCCGCGTCCACAACTCGACGCCGGCCGAAGATCCAGCCTCCGCCCACTTTTCCGCCGATTGGTGCGATACGTCGGTCAACATGGCCGCCCTGTTCGACACCAGCGGTCGGCATGGTGGGTGGTGTCGTCCCAGTAGCCATAACCCCCTGTTAGATAGCGCCGCCTCCCCGGACGGAGCCTGCGGTCCATTCGTCTTCCGCGATCCCGATTCGCCCTTCGGCGGCTGGCGAATGGTTCTGGGCTCAGTGCAGGAGCCGTCGTTAACCCTGTATCACTCGGATAATCTGCGGTCATGGACGGCCGACGGCGAATTGACTCTCGACACGACGGGTGCCGTGGAGGGCGACACCTTCGATATCGTCCCGGAGGCAACGTCGTGGGAGTACCCGAACCTGCTTCGTATGCGTGATTGCGCAACCGGGGAGGATAAGGATGTCCTCGTGGTCAGCATGCGGGGTGTCTCGCCGAACGCGCACCATTTTGCCAGCTCAGCCCAGTGTGTGTATTGGGTCGGTCGGCTTGAGGGGACAACATTCCGCGTTGAACGTGGGTGCAGTGAACTGGACCTCGGCCACGAATTTTATGCCGCCCGGTTCGCTCCGGTGACGGGCGATGACGCAGCCGTCGACGATGCCATCATGATCGCGTGGGCCGGTTTGCCGGACGCGGATAACCAGCCGACGGCCGACGACGGGTGGGTCCATTGCCTCACCATGCCGCGCCGGGTTCGTCTGTGTGGCGGCCGTCTCGTTCAAGAATTCGTGACGACGTCGTCGGCAGCGGCAGATGTGGCGTCGGGAGTGATTGATTCCGCAATCATCCCCGAAACGAATGTGTACGGCACCGTGGTGGGCGTGCGTCGGGATATTCCCGAGCCACGTCACCGCTCCCACCTGGGGTTGGTGTCGGCGGACGGCGTCCATGTTGATGTGGACATGATGCGCAACAAAGCCGGTGACCTGCTGGTTCGCATCGATCGGGCGGAGCAGTCCTACCACGACGGCCCCGATGTTCGCGGCGTCATGATCCTGTCCGAGGCGATCGACAACTACCGCAACCATATTGGTAAGCCGGAATTGTTGTTGAGCGTGGACGGGTCGATAATGGAAGCCGACGTTGCGGGGTACACCTTGACCTCGCGACTGTTCTTGAATCGTGGGGATCATTGGGCCGAGGAGACGTGGTCATAGCTGGTGAAATGGTGGAATAGGTTTTGGGAGCTTTCCGGGCGGGAAGTCCGTAACTTTTTCTCTCTGCCGGAATCTCCGGGGACGGGTCGGTACACGATCCACGGGATGATTACGGGCCTCGTCACCCTTTTCACCTTGGCCATTGTTTTCTCGCCAGTGTTGGCCATGCCGGGCCTGACGGGCGTATTCATCGCGATGTCCGCCCGCGATATGCCCCCGCTGCGCCGGCTCCGTATTCTCGTCGTTTTCGGCGTGTGTTTCGTTGCGTCGCAGGCCCTTGGTGTTGCGATCTCCGGCAACATCATGCTCATGGTTGTGGTGATGGCCCTGATGGGCTGCTTCGGCAGCATCGTCTACCACAGCTTGATTACCTTTCCCCCGGGTGCCATGCAGTACGTCATCGCCTGTGCCGTAGCAACATACCTTCCTACCAGGGGTGTCGACGGAGCCACCCTGGTGACGGCGGGCGCCTGCGGGTTCGTCCTCGCGCTGTGCATTTCGATGGGGCTGCAGCTGGTGGACCGGAACAAGGCGATGCGCGATGACATCACCGCGGCGGAGGACGCCGTGGAAGCGATGCGTGAAGAAAACCTCACCCACACCGAGGCCGCGCGGCGTCGCGTGGCCGCGCACGCAGCGGTTTTCACGGCCCTGGAAGATGTGCGCTTGGGATACGGCTGGGGGCGTCAACTTAAACCATTTTCGGCGTTCGGCCGGTACGCGGAGAAAAAGACGCGGGATATTCACACGCAGTTTGTGGAAGCCGTCGTGTGGCGTCGGTGGCATACGCTTCGCAAGATGAAGTACCGCGTCAATGCAGATCACGCGCCGAAACTGTCGCGCGTGTCGCCACATTTGGGCCCGCCGTCGGCT of Corynebacterium kroppenstedtii DSM 44385 contains these proteins:
- a CDS encoding phosphoenolpyruvate carboxykinase (GTP): MSAPTIPGLEGNAPTTNQDMLNWIAECAELCQPDKVVFCDGSDEEWEAIAKDLVEKGTLIKLNEEKRPNSYLASSDPADVARVESRTFICSKTEDGAGPTNNWRDPDEMRAEMSEHFKGSMKGRTMYVVPFCMGPITDPDPKLGIELTDSGYVVMSMRIMTRMGKEALDKIGDGPFVKGLHSVGAPLEPGQEDVKWPCNETKYITQFPEDRVIWSYGSGYGGNAILAKKCYALRIASVMAKDEGWMAEHMLILKLISPEGKAYHICAAFPSQCGKTNLAMIQPTIPGWKAEVIGDDIAWLHFGDDGRLYAVNPENGFFGVAPGTNYKSNPNAMKTMEAGNNIFTNVALTDDGDVWWEGLENEPDHLIDWKGKDWTPDEDCLSSHPNSRYCVPIEQCPVAAPEFNDPKGVPVDAILFGGRRPDTVPLVTEAIDWQHATFIGATLASGQTAAAAEAKVGTLRYDPMAMLPFIGYNVGDYLQHWLDIGKKGGDKLPKVFLVNWFRRGDDGRFLWPGFGENSRVLKWIVDRIEGRVDAKKTVVGYTAYSKDIDIDGLDTDPKDVKAALTAPADKWQMDLSDTEDWLKSLGPKVPQEIWDEFDFLKTRIKTANKDGNKALDNMKTK
- the budA gene encoding acetolactate decarboxylase, encoding MSHDHPVVRHTIFQNSLMTALLDGIYDGEMTIGELLGKGNFGLGTFDALDGEMVIIDGVCYQLKHDGTARPAELEQRTPYAVATNFVPRIVREAPSHISRADLSSFIDSMTPSENYMYALRIRGKFTEVRTRTVVRQERPYRPMHKVTEEDAAQVFNDVSGVIAGFRTPIYEKGISVPGCHVHFIDDDRTSGGHVLDFELEKGVIELCPGTDLELKLPLTQDFSRANLAPEDLDEKLHTTEVKD
- a CDS encoding glycoside hydrolase family 32 protein: MTPAGGRLMAPHGVVTDDGRLHVFFAHDQRFPVQNSRLRWGHASVVVTPAPDGHTPRLRSEWRFHPDVLVPNHDYDRDGCLSGSAVRDDEGTVRLVYTGIVAPQGEGRRVHNSTPAEDPASAHFSADWCDTSVNMAALFDTSGRHGGWCRPSSHNPLLDSAASPDGACGPFVFRDPDSPFGGWRMVLGSVQEPSLTLYHSDNLRSWTADGELTLDTTGAVEGDTFDIVPEATSWEYPNLLRMRDCATGEDKDVLVVSMRGVSPNAHHFASSAQCVYWVGRLEGTTFRVERGCSELDLGHEFYAARFAPVTGDDAAVDDAIMIAWAGLPDADNQPTADDGWVHCLTMPRRVRLCGGRLVQEFVTTSSAAADVASGVIDSAIIPETNVYGTVVGVRRDIPEPRHRSHLGLVSADGVHVDVDMMRNKAGDLLVRIDRAEQSYHDGPDVRGVMILSEAIDNYRNHIGKPELLLSVDGSIMEADVAGYTLTSRLFLNRGDHWAEETWS